One part of the Oncorhynchus kisutch isolate 150728-3 linkage group LG22, Okis_V2, whole genome shotgun sequence genome encodes these proteins:
- the LOC116356307 gene encoding vegetative cell wall protein gp1-like — MNHTQKTTLREWNPSPSPSPSPSPAPSPSPTPSPSPSPSPSPAPSPSPSPSPSPTPSPSPAPSHSPSPSPSPSPSPSPSPSPAPSPSPSPSPSPTPSPSPSPSPSPAPSPSPSPSPSPTPSPSPSPSPTPSPAPSPSPSPTPSPAPSPSPTPSPSPSPSPTPSPSPSPTPSPSPSPSPTPSPAPSPSPSPAPSPSPSPSPSPTPSPSPSPTPSPSPSPSPTPSPAPSPSPSPSPSPTPSPSPSPSPTPSPAPSPSPSPSPSPAPSPNPSPTPSHSPSPIPSPSSSPSPIPSPSPTPSPSPSPSPSPSPTPSPSPSPSPSPSPTPSPSPSPRPTPSPSPSPSPCPSPRPSPSPSPSPRPTPSHSPSPSPNLVQVLVLVLDLNLDLDLVLVLDLNLDLDLVLDLVLILDLVLVLDLGLDLNLDLDLVLDLVLVLDLVLDLVLPLVLVLLLVLDLVLDLDLVLVLELNLDLVLVLELNLDLVLVLVLVLVLNLNLVLVLVLDLDLNLDLVLVLVLVLDLNLDLVLVLDLLLVLDLDLVLYSVLVLYLLLLD, encoded by the exons ATGAACCACACCCAGAAAACGACACTAAGGGAATGGAAt CCTagtcccagtcctagtcccaGTCCTAGTCCTGCTCCTAGTCCCAGTCCtactcccagtcccagtcctagtcccaGTCCTAGTCCTGCTCCTAGTCCTagtcccagtcctagtcccaGTCCTACTCCCAGTCCTAGTCCTGCTCCTAGTCATagtcccagtcctagtcccagtcctagtcccagtcctagtcccaGTCCTAGTCCTGCTCCTAGTCCTagtcccagtcctagtcccagtcctactcccagtcccagtcctagtcccagtcccagtcctgctcctagtcctagtcccagtcctagtcccagtcctactcccagtcccagtcctagtcccaGTCCTACTCCCAGTCCTGCTCCTAGTCCTAGTCCCAGTCCTACTCCCAGTCCTGCTCCTAGTCCCAGTCCtactcccagtcccagtcctagtcccagtcctactcccagtcccagtcccagtcctactcccagtcccagtcctagtcccaGTCCTACTCCCAGTCCTGCTCCTAGTCCTAGTCCCAGTCCTGCTCCTAGTCCTagtcccagtcctagtcccagtcctactcccagtcctagtcccagtcctactcccagtcccagtcctagtcccaGTCCTACTCCCAGTCCTGCTCCTAGTCCTagtcccagtcctagtcccagtcctactcccagtcccagtcctagtcccaGTCCTACTCCCAGTCCTGCTCCTAGTCCTagtcccagtcctagtcccaGTCCTGCTCCTAGTCCTAATCCCAGTCCTACTCCCAGTCACAGTCCTAGTCCTATTCCCAGTCCTAGTTCCAGTCCCAGTCCtattcccagtcccagtcctactcccagtcccagtcctagtcctagtcccagtcccagtcctactcccagtcccagtcctagtcctagtcccagtcccagtcctactcccagtcccagtcccagtccccgtcctactcccagtcccagtcctagtccTAGTCCTTGTCCCAGTCCtcgtcccagtcccagtcccagtcccagtccccgTCCTACTCCCAGTCACAGTCCTAGTCCTAGTCCCA ATCTGGTtcaggttctggttctggttctggatCTGAATCTAGATCTGgatctggttctggttctggatCTGAATCTAGATCTGGATCTGGTTCTGGATCTGGTTCTGATTCTGgatctggttctggttctggatCTGGGTCTGGATCTGAATCTAGATCTGGATCTTGTTCTAgatctggttctggttctggatCTGGTTCTGGATCTGGTTCTGCCTCTGGTGCTAGTTCTGCTTCTGGTTCTTGATCTGGTTCTGGATTTAgatctggttctggttctggaaCTGAATCTAgatctggttctggttctggaaCTGAATCTAgatctggttctggttctggttctggttcttgTTCTGAATCTGaatctggttctggttctggttctggatCTGGATCTGAATCTAGATCTGGTTCTGGTTCTAGTTCTGGTTCTGGATCTGAATCTAgatctggttctggttctggatCTGCTTCTGGTTCTTGATCTGGATCTGGTCCTCTATTCAGTTCTGGTTCTGTATCTTCTTCTTCTTGACTAA